One bacterium genomic region harbors:
- a CDS encoding four helix bundle protein, whose amino-acid sequence MLKLNHKNLNVWQLSVKFVSFIYKITSQYPKEELFGLTSQTRRASVSISANIAEGSSRKSLVERKRFYEIARSSLVEVDNHLEIAITLNYLDDKTIKEIEEKLNELFAKLSKFTERAK is encoded by the coding sequence ATGCTAAAACTAAATCATAAAAATCTTAATGTTTGGCAACTTTCAGTGAAATTTGTTTCATTCATTTATAAGATTACATCACAATACCCAAAAGAGGAATTGTTTGGATTGACAAGCCAAACTAGAAGAGCTTCAGTATCTATCTCGGCAAACATTGCTGAAGGATCCTCAAGGAAAAGTTTAGTGGAAAGAAAAAGATTTTATGAGATTGCTAGATCATCTCTGGTTGAAGTGGATAATCATTTGGAAATTGCAATTACATTAAATTATTTGGATGATAAAACAATTAAAGAAATTGAGGAAAAGCTAAATGAACTATTCGCAAAACTTTCAAAGTTTACTGAAAGAGCAAAATAA
- a CDS encoding isocitrate/isopropylmalate dehydrogenase family protein — MKRTIVSMPGDGIGKTVLPESIRVLNAVRFDAEYVHGDIGWDFWCSEGNALPQRTIDLLKKHKLGLFGAITSKPKDAADKELDPSLKGKGYSYFSPIVSMRQIFNLDICIRPCISFKGNPLNFIRKDGKGGYEEPIVNSVIFRQNTEGLYAGLEWTNPPANVRAAFESHPKWKAFKDVPNEELAISTRIITKQAATRIIRAAFEYAKKFGYKNVTVCEKPNVLRETSGMMLKIGKEIAKEYPGISMWDTNIDAQMMWLTKNPEDYGVVVAENMFGDIISDGFAGLVGGLGFACSANLGDEVAVFEPTHGSAPKYQELNPSIVNPIAMIMSACMMLDHIGETEKADRIRKAIAKVVEEGKVKTYDMMKLRGGPDVFSKGACTTQQMTDEIISKL, encoded by the coding sequence ATGAAAAGAACTATCGTTTCAATGCCCGGAGATGGCATTGGTAAAACAGTATTACCCGAATCAATTAGAGTATTAAACGCAGTTAGATTTGACGCCGAATATGTTCACGGAGATATCGGATGGGATTTTTGGTGTTCTGAAGGTAATGCTCTTCCTCAAAGAACAATTGATTTATTAAAGAAACATAAACTCGGACTCTTCGGTGCGATCACATCCAAACCAAAAGATGCAGCGGATAAGGAACTTGATCCATCTTTAAAAGGAAAAGGATACTCTTACTTTTCACCAATCGTTTCAATGAGACAGATTTTTAATCTTGATATATGTATTCGTCCCTGTATATCGTTTAAAGGAAATCCATTAAACTTCATTCGCAAAGATGGTAAAGGTGGATATGAAGAACCAATAGTTAACTCTGTCATCTTCAGACAAAACACAGAAGGACTTTATGCTGGACTCGAATGGACAAATCCTCCTGCAAATGTTCGTGCTGCATTTGAATCACATCCAAAGTGGAAAGCATTCAAAGATGTTCCTAATGAAGAACTTGCAATTTCAACGAGAATCATTACCAAACAAGCTGCCACCAGAATTATCCGGGCAGCATTTGAATATGCAAAGAAATTTGGATATAAGAATGTAACCGTTTGTGAAAAACCGAACGTTCTTCGCGAAACTTCCGGAATGATGTTAAAGATTGGAAAAGAAATTGCTAAAGAGTACCCTGGAATTTCGATGTGGGATACAAATATTGATGCTCAAATGATGTGGCTGACAAAAAATCCGGAAGATTATGGAGTTGTTGTTGCAGAGAATATGTTCGGTGATATCATTTCCGATGGATTCGCAGGATTAGTCGGCGGACTTGGATTTGCGTGCAGTGCAAATCTTGGCGATGAAGTTGCTGTATTTGAACCAACACACGGAAGTGCGCCCAAATATCAAGAACTAAATCCTTCGATCGTTAATCCAATTGCGATGATAATGAGTGCCTGTATGATGCTCGATCATATTGGTGAAACGGAAAAAGCTGACAGGATTAGAAAAGCGATCGCAAAAGTTGTTGAAGAAGGAAAAGTTAAAACTTACGATATGATGAAACTTCGCGGTGGTCCTGATGTATTTAGTAAAGGTGCCTGCACGACTCAACAGATGACGGATGAGATAATTTCAAAACTGTGA
- a CDS encoding Hpt domain-containing protein, which yields MKIQTKDLHFDYNDKGISELNNSPLQKLIDEEQILSNFNVDGNSDNKFISEVLNVYVNELPFISKELEISCKKKDSNRITFYTHKLSGSLLNLGCNDLVVLCQSIEKSMKKNIFDENFSLMIRELTGSIKKLVAELNELMEKYPVSGDNH from the coding sequence GTGAAAATTCAAACAAAGGATTTGCACTTTGATTATAATGATAAAGGAATATCAGAATTGAATAATAGTCCACTACAAAAACTGATTGATGAAGAACAGATCCTTTCAAACTTCAATGTTGATGGGAATTCGGATAATAAATTCATTTCGGAAGTTTTAAACGTTTATGTTAATGAATTACCATTTATCAGCAAAGAATTAGAAATTTCTTGTAAGAAAAAAGACTCAAACCGAATAACTTTCTATACTCATAAACTTTCAGGTAGTCTGTTGAATTTAGGATGTAATGATTTAGTTGTCTTATGCCAGAGTATTGAAAAATCAATGAAGAAAAATATTTTTGACGAAAACTTTTCTCTTATGATTCGTGAATTAACCGGGAGTATTAAAAAGCTTGTCGCTGAATTGAATGAATTGATGGAGAAGTATCCGGTTTCCGGTGATAATCATTAA
- a CDS encoding site-specific DNA-methyltransferase, producing MIKKVPAKLNRSISLTEREIVKYSQRMLTLDRKQTVQSVTNKIINQDIFEVFKCLPGNFVDLLFIDPPYNLTKKFNKVSFKEMKDTDYESWLDSWLSKLKFLLKDNSSIYICGDWKTSSSIYNVGSKHFTVRNRITWEREKGRGAKANWKNCSEDIWFFTKSNNYTFNVNEVKLRRKVLAPYTDEKRNPKDWKKNSSGKFRDTSPSNIWNDISIPFWSMPENTDHPTQKPEKLLAKIILASTNKGDFVFDPFLGSGTTAVVAKKLGRKFLGIEIDKYYCALALKRLELAESNNRIQGYENGVFWERNTLTEQVKSQKSKVKRK from the coding sequence ATGATAAAGAAAGTACCCGCTAAGCTTAATAGGTCTATCAGTCTTACTGAAAGAGAAATTGTTAAATATTCTCAAAGAATGTTAACACTTGATAGAAAACAAACCGTTCAATCAGTTACCAATAAAATTATCAATCAGGATATTTTTGAGGTATTTAAATGTCTTCCTGGAAATTTTGTTGACTTGTTGTTTATTGATCCTCCGTACAATCTCACAAAAAAATTCAATAAAGTTTCATTTAAAGAAATGAAAGACACTGACTATGAATCCTGGCTTGATTCATGGCTGAGCAAATTGAAATTTTTATTAAAGGACAATTCGTCCATATACATCTGCGGCGACTGGAAAACTTCTTCGTCGATATACAATGTCGGTTCTAAGCATTTCACTGTAAGGAACAGAATCACCTGGGAAAGAGAGAAGGGAAGAGGAGCAAAAGCTAACTGGAAGAATTGCAGTGAAGATATCTGGTTCTTTACAAAATCGAATAACTATACGTTTAATGTCAACGAAGTCAAACTCCGACGGAAGGTATTAGCGCCATATACGGATGAAAAAAGAAATCCAAAAGACTGGAAGAAAAATTCATCAGGTAAATTCAGAGATACATCTCCATCAAATATCTGGAATGACATTTCGATACCATTCTGGTCAATGCCGGAAAACACTGATCATCCAACTCAAAAACCTGAAAAACTTCTTGCAAAAATTATCCTTGCCAGCACGAATAAAGGAGATTTTGTTTTTGATCCTTTTCTTGGCTCCGGAACAACAGCAGTAGTTGCAAAAAAGCTTGGCCGGAAATTTTTAGGAATTGAAATCGATAAGTATTATTGTGCTCTTGCCTTAAAGAGATTGGAATTAGCTGAGAGTAATAATAGAATACAAGGTTATGAGAATGGGGTTTTTTGGGAAAGGAATACTTTGACTGAACAGGTCAAAAGTCAGAAGTCAAAAGTCAAAAGAAAATGA
- a CDS encoding histidine phosphatase family protein, giving the protein MNIYLIRHGEAEPPSDNKPHEERMLTANGIEILKTSLIFWKHYIDHFDIILTSPLKRAKQTAQLINNEFKAEFEVVEEICLLNGGMTDDLLSIARSLNLNEIAMVGHQPDIADHIAAMTSSKETHYKIPAGSIAKIHFKEKAIVGKGVLEFLIPPQNKKG; this is encoded by the coding sequence ATGAATATATATTTAATAAGACACGGTGAAGCAGAACCGCCCTCAGATAATAAACCCCACGAAGAAAGAATGCTAACTGCAAACGGGATAGAAATTCTTAAGACCTCATTGATTTTCTGGAAACATTATATTGATCATTTTGATATCATCCTGACATCTCCATTGAAGCGTGCTAAACAGACAGCGCAGCTAATCAACAATGAATTTAAGGCAGAGTTTGAGGTGGTTGAAGAAATCTGTCTGCTTAATGGTGGGATGACAGATGATCTTCTTTCAATTGCCCGCTCCTTGAATCTTAATGAAATTGCAATGGTAGGTCATCAACCGGATATAGCTGATCATATTGCAGCGATGACGAGTTCAAAAGAAACGCATTACAAAATTCCTGCGGGTTCAATTGCTAAAATTCATTTTAAGGAAAAAGCAATCGTTGGTAAAGGAGTGCTCGAGTTTCTAATCCCGCCTCAAAATAAAAAAGGGTAA